The Candidatus Neomarinimicrobiota bacterium genome segment AATATGGTTCGTCGAATTGAATTCATAAGATATTTATTGATGAATCCAATCTATAATTCGATCGATACCTTCCACAACGCGATTGCATGTTGGGTTTAAATGGTCAAACGAAAATCCGTCGGAAGGTTGTTTAGCGCTTTTTTGAAGTGCTTTAGCACCATCAAATGTGACATAAGCAAGACGAGCTGTAAGTTCTAAGCGATTCCTAAAAAAAGCTGAACCGGGGAGAAGGGCAACTCCTGTATCTTCCAGTAACTTCTTACAAAGCGTAGGACTATCAGAAATCCCTCTTGTTGAAAATGAATCCTTGATGTCAGAAAAATCAGGAAAAAGATAGAATCCACCTGTAGGGGCAACTGTTTTAATGCCACCTTCATTCAGTTTTTTTGTGGAATATTGACCTATGAGTTTCAATACACGCCTTGTATGAAACTGGTAATTCTTGATAGAATCGTCTGCCTGGTATGCCCGCACCGCAGCAAATTGTATCGGAGCAGAAACGCATGAAAAAGTTTCGCTGGCTGCCGCCGCCATGGATTGCATCAGCTGTTTCATTTTTTTCGGAAAAAGAAAATGTCCAAGTCGCCATCCGCCCGCACCGCACCACTTTGAAAGACCGGAACTGATAATGGTACCTTCCGGATAGAATTCTGCAATGGATCTATGATTTCCTTCGTGATTTAAGCGCCCATAAATTTCATCAGATAAAATGAGAATTTTATGTTTTCTAGCAGTCTCTGCCAACGCAATCAAATCTTTTTCTTTATAAGATGTTCCGGACGGGTTCCCGGGATAATTGAGGATCAAAAGCTTAGGCACGGAGGAAAATTTCTTTAGTTCATCGTCAAGTTGACTAGCAGATAAAAGCCAGTCTGAATCCGATGAAGTGTGAATATAAGACACCTTTCTTTTAAGCATGGAAGCTTGTGGAGAATAGGATACCCATGAGGGTGTAGAAATAATCGTTTCCCCATCATGGATCATTTGAAGCAAAAACATCAACTCTTTTGTTCCGGGACCAATAAAAACTTGAGAACCATCACATTCAGTGCCTAGTTCTTTGGAATAGGTACCAGCTATCGTGCTCCGTAATTCCGGAAGACCTTCTACAGAAATATATTCTTTTCTATGTGCATAAACTTTAAGAGTGTCCACGACGGTTTCTGGAACAGGAAAAGGTGATTGCCCAAACCCAAATTTGATAATGTCCTGCCCATCTTGTTCCAATGCAGAACTTTGTTCATTGATAGCAAGTGTTGCAGATTTCTCAAGGTTTTGAAATTGTAATTGAATATCATCTTCCATAATAGACTATGAAATTAAGGTCTTAATTAAAAATGAAGAATAAAAAAAGGCGGTGAGTTTCCTCACCGCCTTTTTCACTTAATTGCGAAGCAATTAGAAGTTATACATTAACCTTAGGTATGTCATACCACCGTGGTAGCCGATTGGCGTACGACGAGGATAAGGCATCCCTTGAGATACACGCCCAGTAGTTTCTGATGGGTACGTGTTCAATATGTTGGCAGCACCCAAGATTACGCTCAGGTTATTGCTTACAACACAACTCATTTCAAGGTCTAGCAGCATAGCTGGATCAACTTTTTTACGGTCGCCTTGTTCATCAATAGTTTCGCCGTAATAATTAAGACGAGCCATTGCTGAAAGTTTTTGACTGAGCCTATGATCAGCGGTCAACGATAACCGGATTTTCGGCAGATTGTTCTGCATATTGAAAATCGTACTGCTGGATACCGGCCAGGCATCTTTGATACCATCGTCGTCTGTATCAATCTCTGTAGAGTCGGTTACAGTCGTCGAGTTGTAATTCATCGCCATACTGAGGTTCGTTTTACCCATGTTGTACACGGCAACAACATCGAGACCGGTGGTATTGGTACTGAGGTTGTTGGTGTAAAATGCGAGCTTCGAAAATTCCGTGCTTCCTGTAACAGCAAGAGATCTCGATTTAATGATGCGATCTGTAACATTAATGATGTATGCATCAATTGTCAGATTCAGGCTCGGAATAATATTCGTAGTCAAGCCAACACTGATATTGGTCGCTTTTTCAGGAGTAAGAGCCACTCCGCCCATGGTAACAGTCAAGGAATCAGTCGGCCTAAGAGTTCCTTCCTGAACCTGTTTCCCTGTTGGGCCATCGAATGACGTTACAATACCGGTATAGTTGGACTGTCCGGGAGTCGGTGCGCGGAACCCCGTGGAGAAGTTTCCGCGAAGTGTCGCGAGGTTTCCAAGTATAAAACGACCGGCAACTTTAAAGTTGGTTGTCGTTCCAAAATCGGAAAAATCCTCAAAGCGTCCGGCTGCCTGTACCAGTAATGCACCCATGTCCATTTCTGCATCAGCATACATTGAGTAGTTTGTGCGTGCAAAAACACCGGCTGCATCCGGGCTTGTTCCTGGCATACCGTTGGCCGCCAAACCTGGCGCTGTGTAATACGTTGAATCCCCAGCAATGGTTGGATCCTTGATCAAGGCTACATTTGCCCAGGGTCCGGGCATCCAGGATTCTTTCTGTCCTTGATACATGGTGTATTCCTCTTCACGCCATTCTCCGCCAAATGCAAGATTCAAAGCATCTGAAAGTGCATAGGAGAAGTCAGCATTCAAGTTGGTTTCTGCCTGCTGAAGATCCCCGATGTCAAAATTGTGCGGTGAGTACGGTCCCCAGGAAAGATTCAGAGTATTTTTCAGGTAGTAACGGATATAATTGGATCCATAGCTTGCGCTGAAGTCATACTCTAATCCATTTGCTAAGTCACCCTTAATTCCAACAACAGAACTTATGTCATTTCCATGCCCTTCAAGGCGAGGAGTAAACCCCAATGGATACGTGTCGGCCCAGGAAAAATTTCCTTCGGACGAATCTGCAGGATTTAAGGGAATGTCCGTCAAAGCGCCGGATTTTCCTGCCGCTCTAAGGAAGAAACTGTATTCACCAAATGTATCGGCAAAGTTACCAAATGAATATGCCTGCACATGATCATTGATTTGCAGACCTGCATTCCAAACAGACCGAAAGCCGTAGCTCTTTGGCCGTCCCCAGTTCATGGCTGTCTGCCAATTATCTGTATTGGACTTATCATCAACTCCCCAGCTCGAATCCCATCCTTTGTAACCGTCAGATGCGGAAGCGTGCTGTTGCCCGCGTGAAAGCTCCGGGTTATTGATCCATTCGGTAGTGATATTGAGGAAGCCTTTTTCTGTAAGCTTCATACCAACATTGGTCGCGATTTTAAGATCAAATTCACCGCCTCTGCCGTTCGGTGCGGGAAGCCACATTCCGGATTGAACATCTACTTCAATTCCTTCTGAACGTTCTTTCAAGATAAAGTTCATCACACCTGCAATGGCGTCAGATCCGTACTGTGCCGAGGCACCGTCACGGAGAACTTCGAGACGCTTGAGTGCGATTCCCGGAATCATTCCGACATCAACAGCGTGGGCGCCTACATTCATTGCCGCGCCAAAATGTGAAATCAAGGCTGAGCGATGTCTGCGTTTTGAGTTAACGAGAACAAGGATATTGTCCGGTGGTAAACCTCTCATTGAGGTCGGGCGCACGAATGCTGCTCCATCACCTGTCAGAGGTGTCGCATTGAAGGACGGTACCTGGTTCTTAAGAGTTTCAGTAAAGTCACCGTTGCCTTGTCTGCGCAGCGCCATATCGTCAAATCCATCAATCGGCGTTGGGGATTTCATGGCAGTACGGCTCGCAGCGCGGGAACCGGTTACCATAACTCCGCCCATCGCAATGGCTTCTCCAGCGAGCTCAAAGTTAACGGTTGTTGCTGTGCCTCCTACGTGAACGGCCTGACTTGCAGATTCATGTCCAATGTAAGACGCCGTTATGGTATAGGAACCAAACGGTACATTAGAAATGCTGTAAGAACCATTCGCGTCTGAGGCTGTTCCTAAGGATGTTCCATCCAGAACCACATTTGCACCGGCAAGGCCGTTACCATCTGTGTCTGAAATTGTACCGGAAACTGAACCCGATTGGGCCCAAAGACCAGCTACCATCCCAAGAATTGCTACTAATCGCATTGGTGTTTTCATGTTGCTTTCTCCTTGGTTGTGTTTATCACTATTATGAAATTTCCGGGTATGTGGTATGTATACCAGAAATCATACAAGTATAGATGTAGTATTGAATAACTGCAAGTAGTTTATTTTATTGGGGAATAGGGAGGTAATTAACAAACAAATGGTTGATTACCTCGTCGGAACAACCATAAATATAATTCTGGGGTAAATTAGGTGCTGTAGGTTCCGATTTTAGACATTAATGCTTCGGTTAGGCTATCCAAGCCAATACGATCTTGCTTTTGTGTATCCCGATGGCGAAGCGTTACGGTCTGATCTTCTGATGTTTGATGATCAACTGTAATACAAAATGGTGTTCCCATTTCATCCTGGCGGTAGTAGCGTTTTCCGATGGAACCGGCCTGATCATAGAGCACCTTAAAATGGCATTTTAAATCATCCACAATTTTGCGAGCAATTTCAGGAAGACCCTCTTTTTTAACGAGTGGACAAACCACTGCTTTTACTGGAGCCAGAGACGGATGCAGTTTTAATACAATGCGGTCATTTTCGGTGTCATCCCAGTATGCATCGGCGAGAACTGCAAGTAACATTCTATTTAATCCGGCGGATGTTTCTATAATATAGGGAAAGTACTTTTCATTCGCTTCCTGATCAAAAATTTTCATATTTTTCCCTGAATATTCTTGGTGCTGTCGCAAATCAAAATCGGTTCTATTGTGTATTCCTTCAATCTCTGACCATCCAAACGGGAATTCATATTCAATGTCCCACGCTTCTTTTGCGTAATGGGCAAGTTCGCCTTCTCTATGCTGATGAAACCTGAGTTTGGTGCTGTCAATTCCCAAAATATCAGTATAAAAGTTCAACCTTTCTTCTTTCCATGCTTGTAAAGAATTTTCATCGTTGCCCGGCTTAACAAAATACTGCATTTCCATTTGTTCGAATTCCCGTGTGCGAAAAATGAAATTCCTGGCAACAATCTCATTCCGGAATGCTTTACCGATTTGCGCAATTCCAAAAGGGATTTTTAATCTCATGGCACCTTGTACCAAAAGATAATTCACATAAATTCCCTGCGCTGTTTCCGGGCGGAGATATGCGACAGCAGCATCATCTTCCACAGGGCCGACATGTGTCTTGAACATCAAATTAAACTGACGCGGTTCTGTTAATTGTCCTGTTGTCCCGCAGGATGGGCATTGAATATCTTCCCAGGTCCCATCATCAGGATTACCGTCAAATAATTCATCGGCCCGATAACGCGCGTTACAATGCTTACAGTCCACAAGCGGATCGTTGAATGCGCCCACATGTCCCGAAGCTTCCCAAATTTTTGGGTGCATTAAAATTCCACTATCTAATCCAACAATATTCTCATGTAATTGAGTCATTGCTGTCATCCAACCTTGTGAAATAGCATTTTTAAGTGCTGTTCCGAGTGGGCCATAATCATAAACGGCGCCAAATCCGCCATAGATTTCCGAACTCTGGAAAATGAATCCGCGGCGTTTGCAGAGGGAAACGATATTATCTATGGAAGTTTTTTTCATAAAATTAATCTAATTCTTTGAGCTCTTTTTCAATGGTATCATTGAATGGGATGTCACTTTGTTTTGGTTGCTTGACAGTGATGGCGGGGTGGGGGCGTTTTTTCATTGTAAAGCCAATTATAAGAATCGCGGCAATCCCGAGTGTTGCGGGCATCAGCCATGCTAACAAATTAAAACCAGAAGCAGTCGGTACAGCAAGAATTCTTTCTCCATATCCAAAGGTTCTTCTGCCATCAGACATAACAATTTGCTTTTCATTAACAAAATAATTTAAAATTTCTTCCCTGGGTTTTCCTTTTAGGACCAAGGCTTCAATTTCCTTTTCCATTTCAGAATTGCCATGATCATAAACTGTCCCGCTCCAGCAACATGGTGCCATCAGGCTTTTCTCCAAATCTAGTATCAATTGTTCTGAATTGGCAAAAAGTAGGGTGCAAAACAATACGGAAATAAGAGATGTTAATTTCATGATTTTTTTCGTTTCCTTCGTCGTTTTTTAGGAGGATTTAATCTGCGATTGTCAATTAATTCCACAGCTGTGTCCAAGGTAACATCATTGGGCTCAACGCCTTTGGGAAGGGACGCATTAATTTTTCCGTCAGAAATAAACGGACCATAGCGCCCAGCTTTTACAGTCAGCTCTTCTCCTGTTTTAGGATGTTTGCCTAATGTTTTTAATGCTTCAGATCTCCCAGAAGTTGCTTGTGCGAGTAATTCTATCGCACGATCAAGGGAAATGTCTAATGGATTGTCAGGATTTTTAAGACTCCGTGTTTTTTTAACCATTCTAAGGTAAGGACCATATCGGCCGTAGTCAGCTGTAATTTCCTCTCCGGTTTCCGGATGAGAGCCAACGACTCTCGGAAGATTCAAGAGCGCCAAAGCTGTTTCCAAATCAATAGATGATGGATCAATATGTTTAGGGATACTTTTTCTTTCGGTTGTTTCACCGCGCTGAACATAAGGTCCATAGGGGCCAACTTTACTCACAATGTCGTCATTTGATTTTGGGTCTTTTCCTATGATTACCGGACCGTCGCTTTGCGCTAACAATTCCATCGCCTTTTCAATTGTAATATCTCCTAAAGCAAGGTCCAACGGGATATTTCGTCGTTCTTCGCCTTGCTGGACGTAAGGTCCGAATTTCCCGATTCGAATAATCAATTCATTTTTATCCGTTCCATTCAGCGGAATAATGCACGCTTTCGGAATATCTACAGGATCATCTAGCATGCCTTGCAGTCCGGCATCTTCGTTATTTCCAAAATAGAAATCATTCATAAACGGCAACGCTTTCATTTCACCTCGCGCAATTGAATCTAAATCGTTTTCCATTTGGGCAGTAAATTGTGTATTTACCAGATGCTCAAAATGGTTTTCTAATAGTTGGGTAACGGCAACTCCCAAAAAGGTTGGAACGAGCGCACCTTTGGTTTTTGTCACATATTCCCGAAAGAGAATCGTGTCAATTATATTTGCAAACGTGGAGGGTCTTCCAATTCCATCCGATTCCAATTCTTTAACAAGAGACGCTTCTGTAAAGCGAGCTGGCGGTTTGGTATTATGTTCTTCTGCATCCAGAGAAATACAATCGAGTGTGTCGCCTTTTTTCATATTCGGTAAAACAGATTCCCGGTCTGCCAAACCTTTCGAGGAATCGTCCCTTCCTTCCACATAAATCTTCATGTAACCGGGGAAAATAATCACTCTTCCTGTAGCTCGAAATGTTGCGGAATTATTTTCTATTGTTACCGTTGTCTGTTTCAATTTGGCCGATGCCATTTGGGATCCGATGGTACGTTTCCAAATCAAATCGTAAAGTTTTCCCTCGTCGTCACCCAGTTTGGTTTTTGCACTTTCAACCGATGCGAATGTTGATCCGGATGGGCGGATAGCTTCGTGCGCTTCCTGAGCGTTTTTTACCTTGGTCTTATAAATGTTGGGCGTTTTGGGAGCATACTTCTTCCCGAATGTATCTATGATATAATCGCGTGAAGCTTTCAAAGCTTCGTCGGATAAATGGGTTGAGTCAGTTCGCATATATGTGATAAATCCATTTTCATACAATTTCTGAGCAGTTCGCATGGTTCGGCGTGCCGGGAAATGTAATTTTCGAGCGGCTTCCTGTTGCAGTGTGCTTGTGGTAAATGGAGGCTTTGGATTAGAAGTGCGCGGTTTTTCAACAATATCTTCGACTATCCAAGGTCCCGATTGTAGTTCATCCACAAGCGCATCTGCTTTTGGCTTATCCAGGAGTAAAGCATCCTGCCGTTTTAAATCGCCGGTTGTACTATCAAAATCTTTCCCGGTAATTAAAGTCTTTTGATCGACGGAATGGAGGTTGGCAGGGAACCCACTTGACGTACCGGATTTGAGTTCCGCTTTTATTCCATAATACGAAGCAGAATTAAACATCGCTCTTAGGCGCTCACGGTTAACCAAAATTCGCAATGCAGCAGATTGAACTCTGCCAGCGGATAATGTTTTATTTACAAAATTCATATTATTCTGAAGCGTGCTCCACAGTACTCTAGAAACTTTATATCCGACTAACCTATCAATAATTCTTCGTGCTTTTCGAGCTTCCACAAGATTGGTGTCAATGTCTCTGGGCTCGGTTAATCCTTTTTCAATTGCAGTTTTTGTGATTTCCGTAAATTGAATACGCTCGATCATAGAGTCACTCAATTCTTCTGCAATGTGCATAGCAATGGCTTCGCCTTCACGATCCGGGTCAGTTGCTATTATCACTTTCTCCGCAGACTTGGCTAGTTTTTTCAGTTCTTTAAAAAACTGATTCTTTTCTTCAAGAATTTCTTCTTCCATGGAAAAATCCTGATCAACATCTACGCCTAGCGACTTTCTTGGTAGGTCTTTAACATGTCCTACACAGGATATTATTTCAAAATTATCACCAAGGAGTTTGGATAATGTTTTCACTTTTGTTGGCGATTCAACGATGAGTATAGATTTGGTGCTCATAGATTCCTTTAATTAATTTTTTGTTTCAAAATGGCGTTTTTCATGCGTCTGTATTTTAATGTATAAAAGAAAGTTTATATTTGCAAAGAGGCAAGATAACCGCCCAGATCATCAAATTTGATTGACATTTGATCCCCTGTTTCCAAATTTTTTATCTGTGCTTCTTTTGCTTGAATTTCTGAATCCCCAATAATCACTGCAAACTCGGCGCCGATTCGATTTGCTTCTCTGAACTGAGCTTTTAAGCTACGCCTTATAGGGTCAAAATCTGACTGTACACCTATTTGCCTACTGGCATGGATTAGTGGGATCACAATTTCCCGAGCCACATCTCCATGTGCAATAAAATACACTTGAATTTGGCTATCCGCTGTAGATTCATTTTTGGATTCTAAACACAATAATATCCTTTCAATCCCAGCTGCAAATCCAATCGCTGGCGTGGAAGGACCGCCGAGGGTTTCCACAAGTCCATCGTATCTTCCGCCACCACAAACCGCATCCTGTGCACCCAAGGCGGTGGAGGTAATTTCAAAAGTAGTGCGAGTATAATAATCCAAACCGCGCACCAAAGTGGAATCAAGTTCAAATGGAATTCCACATTGTGTAAGTCCTTCGCAAACATCTGAAAAATGTGCCTTATCATTATCGTCTAAAAATTCAGAAATGTTGGGAGCGTCTTGTAATAATTTTTGTTCTTCAAGGTTTTTGGAATCCAAAATTCGAAGCGGATTAACTTCGAATCTTTTTTGGCTAGCCTCTGAAAGTTCGTTGAAATGCGGCTGTAAAAACGTTTTTAATGCTTTACGGAATTTTTTTCGGCTTTTCGTTTCGCCAATAGAATTCAACTTGAGTGTGAGCCCATCAAGGCCAAGTGCAATCAAGGATTCGGTTGCGAGCGAAATAACTTCAACATCCATTTCCGGTTGGTGTGAACCGATGGCTTCCACACCATATTGGTGAAATTGCCTAAATCTTCCGGCTTGGGGGCGTTCTTGACGAAAGGCATGATCAATGTAATACAATTTTGTCATGGGTGACTTTTTCCCAAGATTATGTTGAATAAAAGATCGGATGACCGGCGCAGTAATTTCCGGTTTTAAGGTTAAACTTGTATCGCCTTTATCCGAAAAAGTGTACATTTCTTTAGACACGATATCCGACGTTTCGCCAACACCACGAGCAAACAATTCAGATTTTTCAAATACAGGTGTACGGATTTCTCCATATCCAAAAATATCCATCATCTTCCGAATGGATTCTTCAGCAACCTGCCAGCGTCTTGCTTCAGGAGGAAGAATGTCATGCGTTCCCTTGGGTGATTGAATTTTATCTGGCATTATCCTACAACCGTGTGTAAAAGTGATTCAGCTTTTTCTTTATATTTTTCAGGAACAAATAGTTTTATTAAGCCTCCCGTTGCTTCACTTGATGAGATGGAGAAAGTGGTTGTCATAACATCTGATTTTACAAAATGCGGAATATCGTTTTGTTCAAGCAATTCGGTTATCATGTCTGCGTACATTTTTCCGGAAAGTTCGCCGACTTTTATCCAAGTGTGTTCATTTTGTTTAGAAGTTGTCATTCATTCATTAATAGCTAGCATGAATTTGCACCAAATCAGGCAGAGAATAAAACCCTGAAATATAATGTTACCAGTTTGGCTGCGATCGAAACCTTCCGCCTCTTTGTTCAACTTTTAAATCTTTTAAGGTCGGCGATTTTACGTGTAATAAAAGGTGAAAACCTGAACCATAACCAGATGGAGTCCATGTGATTGACATTGTCCAGCAATGGAGATCACGGTTGATAGAAAAATTGTGGCTGACTAACTCGCGGTTAATTAAATCAAACCGAGCGCTATAACCGACATTCCAGTTTTTAGTTAACTTAAAATTTGAATTTGTTGAAAGCCAAAATGTTTCTTGGGTTAATTCCGGATTAGATCGGTTTTGGGAATAACGAATGCTCAAAGTTGTGCTCCATAGATTTCCAGATCCTGATGGCCTTTCGGAAGATGGTATTCCGGTATCCAATCTGCCATCGGTGGTGATGCTATCAGCCCCCGACGCTTCACTTGATTGAATGGCAATTCTTTTCCCGGAAAATTTGAACCCGGTTGATAAACTCATATTCATCAGTCGAGGATAAGGAATACCGGTTTCTGTTACACGATACCGATCGATCCGAGCACCGGTTTGTGGATTAAAATCGTAGAAATCGTGCTTCATGGAAAGATCAAGATTGAGTATGCCTGCAATGTTGGATCGCACCGAAGATTGTAATTGAGAAAGCTTAAATGTTTCCGCCACAAAATTATATCCGGAAGACATTCCCCATGTGAATAAGTTCACTTTTTTGGTTTGATCGCCATCTTTCATTTTTGCCTGAAAAGAATGATTTAATGAAAAATTCATAGATTGACGTTCACCGGAGGATGTTCCACCTGCCATTGTGCCGGAGAATCGGTCAAAAGTTTGACTGAGAGAATCCTGAGTAATTGTTTTGAAATAGCCGAGATCTTGACCAAAGACCGGTTTAGAAAAATCGGGCGTATAGGAATAACCAATAGAGGTTGACATTACATGGCGGATAGATTTCAGAGAACCAATGCCAATCGGAAACAATCCGTAAAATTGGGTAGATGCACTGAGCCCCATTGAGCCGGTTGTGCGCTGTGCAAATCCGACAATTTCATCTTTAATAAAAACGCCGCTGGTATCAAAATGTCCGCTGTAAGATTTATTTACCCAGACAGATCGTAAACTCATATTTGGATTTAATGTGATGTATTGAAACACTTTTTGGGGCGCACTTAGTCCCATACTGTGATTGGTAACATAATCGTTGAAAGATTGCACAATGCCGGCACTGTCAGAATCTGTTATCCAGCGGTAAATCGAGGTAGAATCATCAAGTGAATAAGATTCGCTTTCATAATAAGTGCGGTGCTTGTTGGTAAAATTTGAAGAATAATTATACGCGATATTATGATACCATTTTCGCGATCCGCCAATGTGTTTAATGAGTTTTCTCTGACCATGTCGAAAGGCAATTTTTGGAAAAGTGCTGGATGTAATGTCCATTTGGGTTCCACTTCGGATTGGACTGGAATAGAAAGCAGAAGTTGGATCAATTTTTTGTTCCACCATAAGATCGGTATTGGATGATAAGTTGATACTGATTGAGTTATTAGACTTCCTCCAGTTTTTGGTGTATGTCGCATTGGATCGTGCCTGTTGGTTCAGCCGTGTTACAGGATTTATTCCGGTAAGTCGGTTGTATTGCCCATTGCTGTAGTAGCTGGCATTCACTCTAAATGTTTGGTCATTTCTTAGGACTTGATTATGATTCCAGTTTACCACATAATCACTTTGCCGGTTATTCAAAAGTTGCGTGATATCGCGCTCACTTTGTCCCAATCCGGATGGGAAATTTTGTCTGTTTTCAAGGTTCAGATTTCCGCTGAAGGCATATCGCTTTTCATACGCATTATTAAGCCGTATCGTGATTCCCTGTCGATCTGCAAAGCTCATGGTAAATTTTGAACCCCAATAATCGCTTGGAGCCCAATAATAACCGAGTCCGTCAAGGTATTGTCCACGTGTGCTACTTTCGCCATATCCCGGCATAATCCAACCAGAGTGTCTTCTACCGCGCTGATGCGGAAATACACCTAACGGAAGCCCCATTATCGGAATGCCGGAAATATACAGGACGATGGGCCGGGCAACTACTTTGTCTTCTGAAATCATTTTCATCCGAGAGCTTTCGAAATGGAAATGAGGTACAGGAAGATCGCATGTAGAGTATATACTTTCATCAATATAAAAATCGTCATTTTCACGGTTTCGGATTTCATCCCCTTGGAAATAGCCATCATCTATTTTTGTTCTGCCTTCAATCACTTTTCCTCTTTGAGATTCAAGATTATACAGAAGCGTGTCGCCTTCCATAGGACTCCGACCATCCTCGGTAAGTGTTGGTTTCATTGGAATATAGGTAGTATCGTGATATCCCTGCGGTAGTGCACGAAGAACATTGGTTGACCACAATACATTTATAAATCCTGCACTAAGGTGAACATTGGTATAATCAATGTTTGCGTTTCCATGCAGATCGGTTTCTTCTTCGGGAATTTTATAGTTGATAACATTCGATGTGTATTCCAAAGGTGCTTCGATATTGGTTGAAACGGTATCAGGAGTATAGGTTCCTCTGGCGCCGCCCGAAACTAAAATCTGATTCAAATTCCCTTCTTGGAATTTCATCCAAACGGTATCGCCGGATGCGAGATTTTTTCCCTGATAAACGGAATCATCAAAATTATGATATAAGGTTGTGGCCATTCCCTCCAACCGCATTGAATCCATTGAACCATTAACAAAATATGCTTTCATAACTCGACTCGTCATATCATCTAAATAATCGCCTTGTTCTTTCTGGATAACAACAGAATCTTTCTCCTGAGTTTTAATTTCACGATAACCTGAATTGTGGTAAATAGCATGCGCTTGTTCGGGAATATAAACGAATTCTAATTCTCCGTTGTTGTATTGTAGGGAAATTTCTTTACCGGAAATTGTTTGCCCTTCTTGGATAATTTTTGGATTAAGGATTAGTTGTGTTTTTTCTGACTCTCTGTTGTATATAGCACGTCCACAGTTTGCGGTGCGAAGGCTATCTTGAATGATTACTTTTTTATGAGCAGAGTACGAAACGCCATCAGTTACCTGAGATTGAACGTAAGAAAGTTCCTCAGCCATAATGGTTTGTCCTTCCTG includes the following:
- the topA gene encoding type I DNA topoisomerase, whose protein sequence is MSTKSILIVESPTKVKTLSKLLGDNFEIISCVGHVKDLPRKSLGVDVDQDFSMEEEILEEKNQFFKELKKLAKSAEKVIIATDPDREGEAIAMHIAEELSDSMIERIQFTEITKTAIEKGLTEPRDIDTNLVEARKARRIIDRLVGYKVSRVLWSTLQNNMNFVNKTLSAGRVQSAALRILVNRERLRAMFNSASYYGIKAELKSGTSSGFPANLHSVDQKTLITGKDFDSTTGDLKRQDALLLDKPKADALVDELQSGPWIVEDIVEKPRTSNPKPPFTTSTLQQEAARKLHFPARRTMRTAQKLYENGFITYMRTDSTHLSDEALKASRDYIIDTFGKKYAPKTPNIYKTKVKNAQEAHEAIRPSGSTFASVESAKTKLGDDEGKLYDLIWKRTIGSQMASAKLKQTTVTIENNSATFRATGRVIIFPGYMKIYVEGRDDSSKGLADRESVLPNMKKGDTLDCISLDAEEHNTKPPARFTEASLVKELESDGIGRPSTFANIIDTILFREYVTKTKGALVPTFLGVAVTQLLENHFEHLVNTQFTAQMENDLDSIARGEMKALPFMNDFYFGNNEDAGLQGMLDDPVDIPKACIIPLNGTDKNELIIRIGKFGPYVQQGEERRNIPLDLALGDITIEKAMELLAQSDGPVIIGKDPKSNDDIVSKVGPYGPYVQRGETTERKSIPKHIDPSSIDLETALALLNLPRVVGSHPETGEEITADYGRYGPYLRMVKKTRSLKNPDNPLDISLDRAIELLAQATSGRSEALKTLGKHPKTGEELTVKAGRYGPFISDGKINASLPKGVEPNDVTLDTAVELIDNRRLNPPKKRRRKRKKS
- a CDS encoding histidine--tRNA ligase yields the protein MPDKIQSPKGTHDILPPEARRWQVAEESIRKMMDIFGYGEIRTPVFEKSELFARGVGETSDIVSKEMYTFSDKGDTSLTLKPEITAPVIRSFIQHNLGKKSPMTKLYYIDHAFRQERPQAGRFRQFHQYGVEAIGSHQPEMDVEVISLATESLIALGLDGLTLKLNSIGETKSRKKFRKALKTFLQPHFNELSEASQKRFEVNPLRILDSKNLEEQKLLQDAPNISEFLDDNDKAHFSDVCEGLTQCGIPFELDSTLVRGLDYYTRTTFEITSTALGAQDAVCGGGRYDGLVETLGGPSTPAIGFAAGIERILLCLESKNESTADSQIQVYFIAHGDVAREIVIPLIHASRQIGVQSDFDPIRRSLKAQFREANRIGAEFAVIIGDSEIQAKEAQIKNLETGDQMSIKFDDLGGYLASLQI